CATGCTTTTCATAGCGCTGCGGGACCAACTGTCAGTACGGGACAGACAAGACGACCTAAATCTTTCCGGATGCTTAAGCAGGATAAGCATTTTCCCCTAATCTTTTAACTAACCCAGGGACTAAAAAGTAGTAACTACAAGTACCACTCACCGAAAAGAAACAATGTGATCGACTCTTTTACTGAATATATGGGTGGCTCTTAAAAGAGCCTTTGGGTTGAGAGTGACGGTCCGAGACGCCCTACTTGGAGCTGGTGTACTTGGTGACAGCCTTGGTGCCCTCGGACACGGCGTGCTTAGCCAGCTCgccgggcagcagcagccgcacgGCCGTCTGGATCTCCCGCGACGTGATGGTGGAGCGCTTGTTGTAGTGCGCCAGGCGCGACGCCTCGCCGGCGATGCGCTCGAAGATGTCGTTGACGAAGGAGTTCATGATGCCCATGGCCTTGGACGAGATGCCCGTGTCGGGGTGCACCTGCTTCAGC
This genomic interval from Catharus ustulatus isolate bCatUst1 chromosome 4, bCatUst1.pri.v2, whole genome shotgun sequence contains the following:
- the LOC116996073 gene encoding histone H2B 8 → MPEPAKSAPAPKKGSKKAVTKTQKKGDKKRRKTRKESYSIYVYKVLKQVHPDTGISSKAMGIMNSFVNDIFERIAGEASRLAHYNKRSTITSREIQTAVRLLLPGELAKHAVSEGTKAVTKYTSSK